The genomic region TACAGGGAGAGAAGCACAAGGACGAGCGTTCCGACCCCGCCCCCCACCATGCCGCGGGAAACCCGGATCCCCCGTCGGTCCTCGACGTTGTCGCTCCTGCGTCCGTCTCCCCAGCGCATGCCGCCCCTCCTTCCCCGCTCCTTTGCCTGCCGGCCCGCCCCACACGAAGATGCCACCGAACCACCCGGCGATGCAACCTAAGAACAGGGACGTTCCTAAGAACTTTTCCTCCCCTGTGGCGGGCGCTAAGACCGGCTCCCGCTCCCTCGGAGGGGGCCCGCTCGCTTCGTCCCTCGCCGCAACCTTTCTTCTGGGGCTGCGGATGCAACCTTCGCTGGTCAGCTCCGCTCGGGACCCCCTCCTGCGTCCGCTCCGCCGCCTGCGCGCCCTGCGGCGGACGCCATCAGAGATGTCCGCGGTGAATGGCGTCGAGCGGAAGGGCAGCGAGCGGTCGCAGGTCGCGAGTGAAGCGGAGAGGAACCCTCCCGCGAGCACCTGGCACCGGGAGGGGAAATGCCTCCGGGCATCGGCCCGATAGGAGACCGTCATTGCGAGACGCAGCACCTAGCTGGGGATGCCAGCGGGCCTTTCGCAGTGGATGTAGTTCTCGGCGATGAGATGGAGCGGCTTCCTGGCGACGTGGAAGCTTTCGTGGAGGAGCCCGAAGACTTCGGACAACTCCCGGTCTTGCGCCTCCGGATGAAGGGAGGCCAGCCGGTAGAATTTCCTCCCCTCCTCCTCGTACTCTTCCATGGTCCTTCCCGTCCGCCCCGCAAACCGGGGCCTCGGTTCGCCGGAAAGCGGGTAGCGGGAGGAGGCGCGGACGTATTCGGGGAAGATCCCGAGGAGAAACAGGCAGATGTCGGCGATCCTCCGGTAGAAATGGAACCGGTACTCCTCGCCCGCCGACTCCATGCACCGGATCAGGGAATCCAGATCCGCGTCGTGGAAGCGGATCTTCTTCCACACCCTCTCCCCGACCCGGTAGGAAAAGGAAAAGCTTTCCACTTTCGTGAACGAGGAGAGCATGTCGGCAAGGTAATACAGGACGGGGGTCCGCGAGAGGAGGTCGAACACCTTCCCGGCGTCGAAGACGACGACCTTGTGGGTCCCCCCGCGCTCGAGGGTGTGGCTGGCTGCCCCTAGCTCCTTGCGGACCTTCCGGAGCAGGATCTCGAAATAGAGCCGGGGGGAGATCTTGAGAAACGCTTCCTTGTCCGAGATCACCCTGCGGATGGTTTTTTCGTCGTCGATGAAGGCATTCCGGAAATCGTCGTCCGCCTCGAGGATCTGCTTCAGCCGGGCCCGGTCGCTTGACTCGGGGGCCGCGGTCGACACGAGGAACTCCAGGTCGGCGACGGTCAGTCCCGTATGGCTGCGACCGATCTCCTCCATGCGACCCCCTTCGGTCCTGCGTCAGCTAACGTCTTCGAGCGCCGCCCCGTGCCAGGGGAATCCCCTCCAGCAGAGGCCAAAGCCCCCAGCACACGGGAAACAAGAGGGTAAGAAACACGCTCACGATCGTGCAGGCTCCCATCTTTGCTCCTTCCCGACCGCGCCCGGCGTCCCGGGAGTTCCCCGGTTTTATCCCGCGCCCAGTCCCTCTTCCTCCGTTCTCTTCCTTCCGTTCCTATCGGAAATTGAACGCGACGGGTTCAGGGAATATTCATCCCCCGCGAAAGCAGGGCTGCCATTGTGAAAAAAAAGACGGAGCCCGAAGACCCCGTCCTTTCCCATTCTGGCTCCGGAATCGCTACTTTTTCCATTCGGTGCCGGCCTTCGAACCTTCCCGTCGTATCCGACAACTTTCCCAGGTTTCCCGTCACAAGGAGAATGGGAGCCCCTCCAGGGGGAAAACACCGGTACGGGAAGCCGATGCCGAATGAAGAGCATCTTACGTGAAATAAACGAGAATTTTCCCGTCACCTGTCAGCCGCAGGAAAAACCCCGGGAAGCAGGACCGGACATGGGGACGGACAAACAGGGGCATCACGACCCGGACCGCCGGAAAGGAAACATTCTTGCGCGGTAAAAATCGGGCAAACGCGAGGAATATCGTTATCGGCATCGCCATCCTGTCGGCAAGCATCGCGATCTACTTCCTCTGGAAGGAGCGTGTTTTCGACAATTTCACGCCGAACGGGATCGAATCGTTCCTGTCCCGTTTCGGCAATCTCGCGCCCCTGGTCTATATCGTCCTCCTGGCCGTAGCCATCGTCATCAGCCAGATCCCGAATGTCCCGTTGGCAATTGCCGCTGGGATGTTGTTTGGAACGTTTTGGGGTGGCCTGTACAGCCTCGTCGGGGGAATGCTGGGAGCGATGGCCTGTTTTGCGATCGCCAGGTCTCTCGGGATCACCTTCCTCCGGAAGATTTTCGGGCAGGTCCCTTGTTTTTCCGAGCGTTGCAAAGATAATCACCTTGCGCTGCTCATCTTCCTTTCCCGGCTGATTCCTTTCTTTTCGTTCGACTTGGTAAGTTATTGTGCGGGGCTTACCAATATCAAGGTAAAGACCTTTTTTGTTGCGACTTTTTTCGGGTTGATCCCGATGACCTTCTTATTTACCCATATGGGAGGATTGCTCATGGTCCATTCGTATGTGCCTCTTCTGCTGAACGGCGTCATTCTGATTGTTTTTCTGATCGCCCCATTGCTTATCAGGAAATTCAACCTGTTTGGATTGAATGAATACAT from Candidatus Deferrimicrobiaceae bacterium harbors:
- a CDS encoding TVP38/TMEM64 family protein; its protein translation is MRGKNRANARNIVIGIAILSASIAIYFLWKERVFDNFTPNGIESFLSRFGNLAPLVYIVLLAVAIVISQIPNVPLAIAAGMLFGTFWGGLYSLVGGMLGAMACFAIARSLGITFLRKIFGQVPCFSERCKDNHLALLIFLSRLIPFFSFDLVSYCAGLTNIKVKTFFVATFFGLIPMTFLFTHMGGLLMVHSYVPLLLNGVILIVFLIAPLLIRKFNLFGLNEYITFQ